The genomic DNA TCGCGCCGCTCTACACGCGGCTCGAGCGTCCGGGCGTCCTGGGCCATCCCGATCGCGCCCGCATCCTCGAGCGCGTCGCGGCCGATCCGGGCCTCCACTTCCGCGGCCTCCAGCGCGCCCTCGGCCTCCACACGGGCGCGCTCGTGTACCACCTGCGCGTGCTCGAGCGGCACCGGCTCCTGGTGTCGCGCCCCGACGGCCACCTCGTGCGATACTTCCCGGCGACGGGCCCGCGCGTCGTCGCGCCCATGCTCCGCGGGCTTCGCGCCGAGGTCATGCACGCCGTCGTGCTGACGCCGGGCCTCACGCAGCGCGAGGTCGCCGATCGCGTGAACGCATCGAAGCAGGCCGTGCACTACCACGTGAAGGCCCTCATCGCCCAGGGACACCTGCGCATGGACGTGGACGGCGGCCTCGCCCCCGTCCGCTCCGAATCACAGCCTTCTTGAACCGACCCGCCGCTCGCGGACGTCGTTGACCGAGACCCTCGAGCGAGCCGAGCTCCGCAAGACGCGCCGCAACTTCGTCCTCGCCCTCCTCGGCGCCCTCGGCGTCATCTCGTTCCTCATGTTCCGGCCCTTCCTCACGTACGTCATCCTCGGCGGCGTGTTCGTCTATGTGCTCTGGCCGGCGCAGCTCGCGCTCACGCGCGTCGTGCGACGACCCGGCGCCGCGGCCGGCATCCTCCTCGTCATCGTCTTCACCATCGTGCTCGCCCCCCTCGCGTTCATCTCCTTCGAGCTGGCGCGCACGGTGAGCAGCGTCCTCTCGGAGGAGTCGCCTGAGGGCGTGCTCGCGACCATCGACGAGTCCATCGCCCGCCTCGCGACCGCCTTCGGCCTCGACCCGCCGCCGAACGGCACCTCCGCGACGGCGCTTGCGGGCGCGCTCGCGCAGACGCAGGCGTGGCTTTCGGGCCATCTTCCCGACCTCCTCACCGTCGCGGCGCTCATCCTGCTCGGCTTCCTCGTGATGGCCTTCGTGATCTTCTACGGCCTCATCGAGGGCGAGAGCATCGTCCAGTACGTCAAGTCCGTCATGCCGCTCACCGAGAAGCAGTCGAAGGACCTCTTCGAGGAGCTTCGGCGCACGCTCGACGCGGTCCTCTACGGCCAGCTCGTGCTCTCGTTCGCGGCGGGCGCGCTCGGCGCCGTGGGCTACGCGCTCTTCGGCATCCCGCAGCCCATCTTCTGGGGCTTCGTCACGTTCGTGTTCGCGCTCCTCCCCGTCGTCGGCGCCCCCGTCGTGTACGTGCCGGCCGCGCTCTGGCTCGTGAGCGAGGGCAGAAGCACGGAGGGCATCGCGCTCCTCGTGTACGGCTTCGTGTTCCTCAACATGATCGAGCACATCCTCCGCCCGCGCCTCGTCGGCGAGAAGGCCCAGATGCACCCGTTCCTCGTGCTCGTCGGCGCGATCGGGGGCCTCGAGGTCTTCGGGTTCGTCGGCTTCATCGTGGGCCCGATCGTGCTGAGCCTGCTCGTCGCCGTCCTGAACTTCTGGAGAAAAGACTACTTGCCGAGCTACGAAGCCGGCAAGGCGTGAA from Candidatus Thermoplasmatota archaeon includes the following:
- a CDS encoding AI-2E family transporter, with product MTETLERAELRKTRRNFVLALLGALGVISFLMFRPFLTYVILGGVFVYVLWPAQLALTRVVRRPGAAAGILLVIVFTIVLAPLAFISFELARTVSSVLSEESPEGVLATIDESIARLATAFGLDPPPNGTSATALAGALAQTQAWLSGHLPDLLTVAALILLGFLVMAFVIFYGLIEGESIVQYVKSVMPLTEKQSKDLFEELRRTLDAVLYGQLVLSFAAGALGAVGYALFGIPQPIFWGFVTFVFALLPVVGAPVVYVPAALWLVSEGRSTEGIALLVYGFVFLNMIEHILRPRLVGEKAQMHPFLVLVGAIGGLEVFGFVGFIVGPIVLSLLVAVLNFWRKDYLPSYEAGKA